ATCCATCGAACGATTTTACATCGGAAAACAAACAAGAACCTATCCGCCGAACCCGCGGTCGAAATCCATTGTCAATGTCTACAACGGCTACGATCGTTTTGATTCTTCTCGTTTGGATCGGTTCGGGTTTTATCGGCCGCGCGAGCCTGTTCGCCTTCGATCATAAACACGGTTCTTTTAACGCCGAACTCAAAAAGTATGTCAAAGAAGGTTCCGTCGATTATACATCTTGGAAAAATAACCGAGCCGCTCTGGATTCTTACCTGCAAACGTTGAGTTCCGTTTCCGAAGCCGAATATTCTTCCTTTAGCCAAACGGAAAAACTGAGTTTTCTGATCAACGCATACAACGCGTTTACGATCCGGCTGATCTTGGATCATTATCCTCTGAAAAGCATCAAGGAACTCGGAGGAATTTTGACGGGACCGTGGAAGCTGGAATTCTTCTCTTTGTTAGGATCTAAAAAAAATTTGGATTGGATCGAACATCAAAAACTGAGAAGGGAGTTTCAAGAACCGAGAATTCATTTCGCGATCAACTGCGCATCCAAAGGATGTCCACCCCTTCTCGAAGAAGCGTTTCAACCTTCTAAGCTGGAAAGCCAGCTTTCAAGCGCGGCAAAACGATTTCTTTCCAACCCAAACTACAACCGATACAATGCGACAAAAAACGTTCTGTATCTTTCGAAGATCTTTCAGTGGTTCCAGGAAGATTTCACGCGGAAATCCGGAAATCTCGTGAACTTCTTCAATTCCAACTCGGGACTTTCTCCGGTTCCGGTCAATTCGGAAGTCGAATACTTGGATTACGACTGGAATTTGAATCAAAAGAAATAATCTTCGAGAACCTCCAAAAAAAACCGTCGATCTGAAAAAAAACCGAAATCGCTCTGTTAACTCAGGATAGAAGGCAGGAGCGGCAGAGGAATTTACTTGAAATCGGGTTCTCACTCTTCAACTTAGTTCCAATGACCTCCCGGAAAGATTTTATGGATGCTCTCTATCGAGAGTACAGCGGAAAGATCTTTGATTTCCTCTATAAATACAGCTCCGGGAATCCTGAAGTCGCGATGGACCTCATGCAGGACACATTCCTGAATTTTTTCAGGAAGTATGCGGACACGGATATAGATCGGGAACAGGCGGTCCGTTTGCTTTACACGATCGCCAGAAATCGGTCCATCAATCACTCTCGGAAATTTTCCACCGTAAAGGAAAGTGGAAATCCGGAAATGCAGGACTTTCAGGAACAAAAGCTTTCTTTCGTCAGAAAGGCCGAACTCAAGGATTTGGAAGAGCGTCTTCTCGACTGTTTGGATGAGTTAGAAGAGGACGAGAAGTATGCTTTGATTCTTCGGTTTATGGAAGATTACAATCTGACGACCATTGCGGAAATTATGAATATATCGGTTTCGACCGCTTCGCGTTTGATCGTAAAGGCGACTGCGAAGGTGACGGAAATCGCGGAAAAGAAAAATTTGAAACCCTGATTAAGAGTATCGATAAAAATGGAAGAATCGGGAATGGAAAGGGAAGAGAAGATTAAAGAAATTCTGCTCGATGGGAAGCGGAACGATTTGAGTCCTTCTGTGGAATGGCTGGCC
The window above is part of the Leptospira sanjuanensis genome. Proteins encoded here:
- a CDS encoding DUF547 domain-containing protein, translated to MSTTATIVLILLVWIGSGFIGRASLFAFDHKHGSFNAELKKYVKEGSVDYTSWKNNRAALDSYLQTLSSVSEAEYSSFSQTEKLSFLINAYNAFTIRLILDHYPLKSIKELGGILTGPWKLEFFSLLGSKKNLDWIEHQKLRREFQEPRIHFAINCASKGCPPLLEEAFQPSKLESQLSSAAKRFLSNPNYNRYNATKNVLYLSKIFQWFQEDFTRKSGNLVNFFNSNSGLSPVPVNSEVEYLDYDWNLNQKK
- a CDS encoding RNA polymerase sigma factor: MDALYREYSGKIFDFLYKYSSGNPEVAMDLMQDTFLNFFRKYADTDIDREQAVRLLYTIARNRSINHSRKFSTVKESGNPEMQDFQEQKLSFVRKAELKDLEERLLDCLDELEEDEKYALILRFMEDYNLTTIAEIMNISVSTASRLIVKATAKVTEIAEKKNLKP